A DNA window from Pseudomonas sp. B21-056 contains the following coding sequences:
- a CDS encoding glyceraldehyde-3-phosphate dehydrogenase, with product MWKVPVTQKPDQCLGEWIDREALAEAMIPLIGQLYRNNNVVSSIYGRSLINQSVIAILKAHRFARHRSSDDSELSVHETFPLLKAMSELKLGAASVDLGKLAFKFRNEGNGRSAEQFVREEMADVVGQQNVSARKGTDVVLYGFGRIGRLLARILIEKTGGGDGLRLRAIVVRKGAENDLTKRASLLRRDSVHGSFNGTITIDEENNTITANGNLIQVIYAKNPTEVDYTQYGIKDALLVDNTGVWRDADGLGQHLACPGVDRVVLTAPGKGKLKNIVHGINHGDITADDKIVSAASCTTNAIVPVLKAVNDKFGIVNGHVETVHSYTNDQNLIDNFHKGDRRGRSAALNMVITETGAATAAAKALPELAGKLTGNAIRVPTPNVSMAILNLNLEKAATREEMNEYLRYMALHSDLHKQIDFVNSQEVVSTDFVGSRHAGVVDAEATISQDNRVVLYVWYDNEFGYSCQVVRVMEDMAGVNPPAFPR from the coding sequence ATGTGGAAGGTTCCCGTGACTCAGAAGCCCGACCAGTGTCTTGGTGAATGGATTGATCGTGAAGCACTCGCTGAAGCGATGATCCCTCTCATCGGTCAGCTCTACCGCAATAACAACGTGGTGAGCTCGATCTATGGCCGCAGCCTGATCAACCAGTCTGTCATCGCGATTCTCAAGGCGCACCGCTTTGCTCGCCACCGTTCTTCCGACGACAGCGAACTCTCCGTCCACGAAACATTCCCCCTGCTCAAAGCCATGAGCGAGCTCAAGCTCGGCGCGGCTTCGGTGGATCTGGGCAAGTTGGCGTTCAAATTCCGCAACGAAGGCAATGGCCGTAGCGCCGAGCAGTTCGTGCGTGAAGAGATGGCTGATGTGGTTGGCCAGCAAAACGTTTCGGCTCGCAAGGGCACTGACGTGGTCCTGTACGGCTTCGGTCGTATCGGCCGTCTGCTGGCGCGCATCCTGATCGAGAAGACCGGTGGCGGCGACGGCCTGCGCCTGCGGGCCATCGTGGTGCGCAAGGGCGCCGAGAACGACCTGACCAAGCGTGCCAGCCTGCTGCGTCGCGACTCGGTCCATGGTTCGTTCAACGGCACCATCACCATCGACGAAGAAAACAACACCATCACCGCCAACGGCAACCTGATCCAGGTGATCTACGCGAAGAATCCGACCGAGGTGGACTACACCCAGTACGGCATCAAGGACGCCCTGCTGGTGGACAACACCGGTGTATGGCGTGACGCCGACGGCCTGGGCCAGCACCTGGCCTGCCCGGGTGTCGACCGCGTGGTCCTGACCGCACCTGGCAAGGGCAAGCTGAAGAACATCGTTCACGGCATCAACCACGGCGACATCACCGCGGACGACAAGATCGTCTCCGCCGCCTCCTGCACCACCAACGCCATCGTGCCGGTGCTCAAGGCTGTGAACGACAAGTTCGGCATCGTCAACGGTCACGTTGAAACGGTTCACTCGTACACCAACGACCAGAACCTGATCGATAACTTCCACAAGGGCGACCGTCGTGGCCGCAGCGCCGCGCTGAACATGGTCATCACCGAGACCGGTGCCGCCACCGCCGCCGCCAAGGCCCTGCCTGAACTGGCCGGCAAGCTGACCGGCAACGCGATCCGCGTTCCAACGCCAAACGTGTCGATGGCCATTCTCAACCTGAACCTTGAGAAAGCCGCCACCCGTGAGGAGATGAACGAGTACCTGCGCTACATGGCGCTGCACTCCGATCTGCATAAGCAGATCGACTTCGTCAACTCGCAGGAAGTGGTGTCCACCGACTTCGTCGGCTCGCGCCACGCCGGTGTTGTGGATGCTGAAGCAACCATCAGCCAAGATAACCGCGTTGTTCTGTACGTCTGGTACGACAACGAATTCGGTTACAGCTGCCAGGTGGTCCGCGTGATGGAAGACATGGCCGGTGTAAACCCGCCAGCGTTCCCGCGCTAA
- a CDS encoding ABC transporter ATP-binding protein: protein MLEVRDVFKSYVTPQGPLSVLQGVDLTLTPGSSLALMGESGSGKSTLLHLVAGLDKVDRGSIRSDGYRLDGMNESELANWRRTAIGLVFQQFNLISSLSVEDNLAFQARLCGRYDPAWQAHLVQRLGLQDLLRRYPEQLSGGQQQRVALGRALASRPPLLLADEPTGSLDEATSDEVLHLLLELLDGSATSLLMVTHSPRVAARLAERVVLHGGRLAQVGQG from the coding sequence ATGCTTGAAGTCCGCGACGTTTTTAAAAGCTATGTCACCCCTCAGGGACCGTTATCGGTGCTGCAAGGCGTCGACCTGACGTTGACGCCGGGCAGCAGCCTGGCGCTGATGGGGGAGTCTGGCAGTGGCAAAAGCACCTTGCTGCACCTGGTTGCCGGGTTGGACAAGGTCGATCGCGGCAGTATCCGCAGTGACGGATATCGGCTCGACGGTATGAACGAGAGCGAACTGGCGAACTGGCGGCGCACGGCAATCGGCCTGGTGTTCCAGCAGTTCAACCTCATCAGCAGCCTGTCGGTCGAAGACAACCTGGCGTTCCAGGCGCGTCTGTGCGGTCGCTACGACCCGGCCTGGCAGGCCCATCTGGTACAGCGGCTGGGCCTGCAAGACTTGCTGCGCCGTTACCCCGAGCAGCTTTCCGGCGGCCAGCAGCAACGGGTTGCACTGGGCCGGGCGCTGGCCTCGCGGCCGCCGTTGCTGTTGGCCGACGAACCCACCGGCAGCCTCGACGAAGCCACCAGCGATGAGGTACTGCACCTGCTGCTGGAGCTGTTGGATGGCAGCGCCACCAGTCTGCTGATGGTCACCCACAGTCCACGGGTGGCGGCCCGCCTGGCTGAACGCGTGGTGTTGCACGGTGGGCGGCTGGCGCAGGTGGGCCAGGGGTGA
- a CDS encoding ABC transporter permease: protein MMIFRQTLKALLSHWRQHPVQFFSVLTGLWLATSLLTGVQALNSQARESYARASQLIGGEPQASLSAPGGGTFPQQWFVELRRQGWPVSPVLQARVMLKGHEDQRLQLLGIDPVSLPPGAALAGQAREMSEVVEFFTEPGRTWIAPQTLQALGLGEGDRPLTADGHALPPLHTQADMAPGLLLMDIGFAQQVLGLPDRLSRLLLPATFSAALPEAFNGRLQFKRADEENNLSRLTESFHLNLDALGFLSFVVGLFIVHAAIGLALEQRRNLLRTLRACGVSARMLVTSLAVELGALALLGGVAGVLSGYWLASLLLPDVAASLRGLYGAEVAGHLNLSPWWWLGGVGLSLLGALLAGADSLLRAARLPLLALANPQAWHQAHARWLRRQGWVATLAALIALFALIRGDSLASGFVLMTALLLGAALALPVLLNRALNLLLRRSRSVLGQWFLADCRQQLPSLSLALMALLLALAANIGAGSMTAGFRQTFTHWLEQRLSAELYVSPQTPAQAGELHAWLKQQSVVTAILPNWQVSVPLQGWPADVFGIIDHPTYRQHWPLLESADKPWEQLAAADTLMLSEQLARRLKVRVGDPLTLPTPQGPWMPRIVGIYADYGNPKGHVLVNADHLLAHWPELTPYRFNLRIEPSAIPTLLSALQSRFNLDDSRIVDQARLKGWSTQVFERTFAATAALNGLTLAVAGVALFISLLTQSQSRLGQLAPLWALGVTRRQLMLLNLGQTWLLSLLTLVLAVPLGIALAWCLDAVINVQAFGWRLPLRVFPLQLAQLLALAMFATLLASAWPLYALYRTQPADLLRRFSQEDRS, encoded by the coding sequence GTGATGATCTTTCGTCAGACCCTCAAGGCCTTGCTCAGTCATTGGCGCCAGCACCCGGTACAGTTTTTCAGCGTGTTGACCGGGCTCTGGCTCGCCACCAGCCTGCTGACCGGCGTGCAAGCCTTGAACAGTCAGGCCCGGGAAAGTTACGCCCGGGCCAGTCAGCTCATTGGTGGTGAACCCCAGGCCAGTCTCAGTGCGCCCGGTGGCGGTACCTTCCCCCAGCAATGGTTTGTCGAGCTGCGTCGCCAGGGGTGGCCGGTGTCACCGGTATTGCAGGCCAGGGTCATGCTCAAGGGGCATGAAGACCAGCGCCTGCAACTGCTGGGCATCGACCCGGTATCTCTGCCCCCCGGTGCGGCGCTGGCGGGGCAGGCGCGGGAGATGAGCGAGGTGGTGGAATTTTTCACTGAGCCCGGCCGCACCTGGATCGCCCCGCAGACCCTGCAAGCCTTGGGACTGGGCGAGGGCGACCGGCCCCTTACCGCCGATGGACACGCCTTGCCGCCGCTGCACACCCAGGCGGACATGGCGCCGGGCCTGTTGTTGATGGACATCGGGTTCGCCCAGCAAGTGCTCGGGCTGCCGGATCGGTTGTCGCGATTGTTGCTACCCGCGACGTTTAGCGCAGCGTTGCCGGAAGCGTTCAATGGTCGGTTGCAATTCAAGCGTGCCGATGAAGAAAACAACCTGTCGCGCCTGACCGAAAGCTTTCACCTGAACCTCGACGCCCTGGGCTTTCTATCCTTTGTGGTGGGGTTGTTCATTGTTCACGCCGCTATCGGCCTGGCCCTGGAGCAACGTCGCAATCTGCTGCGAACCCTGCGAGCGTGCGGCGTCAGTGCGCGGATGCTGGTCACCAGCCTGGCTGTCGAGCTGGGGGCATTGGCCTTGTTGGGCGGCGTTGCCGGGGTACTCAGCGGTTACTGGCTGGCGAGCCTGCTGTTGCCGGATGTCGCGGCGAGCCTGCGCGGGTTGTACGGCGCCGAAGTGGCCGGGCATTTGAATCTCAGCCCGTGGTGGTGGCTGGGCGGGGTGGGCCTGAGCCTGCTCGGTGCGCTGCTGGCCGGTGCCGACAGTTTGCTGCGGGCGGCGCGCTTGCCGTTGCTGGCGCTGGCCAATCCCCAGGCCTGGCATCAGGCCCATGCGCGCTGGCTGCGCCGCCAGGGCTGGGTGGCGACATTGGCCGCGCTGATCGCCTTGTTTGCGTTGATCCGGGGCGACAGCCTGGCCAGCGGCTTTGTCCTGATGACGGCGTTACTGCTGGGGGCGGCGCTGGCGTTGCCGGTGTTGCTCAATCGTGCGCTGAACCTGTTGCTGCGTCGCAGCCGTTCAGTGCTCGGGCAATGGTTTCTCGCCGATTGCCGGCAGCAACTGCCAAGCTTGAGCCTGGCGTTGATGGCTTTGCTGCTGGCGTTGGCGGCGAACATCGGCGCCGGCAGCATGACCGCAGGTTTCCGCCAGACCTTCACTCATTGGCTTGAGCAACGCCTGAGCGCAGAACTGTACGTCAGCCCGCAGACCCCGGCCCAGGCCGGCGAGTTGCACGCCTGGCTCAAACAGCAATCGGTCGTGACCGCCATACTGCCCAACTGGCAGGTATCGGTCCCCTTGCAAGGCTGGCCGGCGGACGTCTTCGGCATCATAGATCACCCCACCTATCGCCAGCATTGGCCGCTGCTGGAATCCGCCGACAAACCCTGGGAACAACTGGCCGCCGCCGACACGCTGATGCTCAGCGAACAACTGGCCCGGCGCCTCAAGGTCCGGGTTGGCGACCCGCTGACCCTGCCGACCCCCCAGGGGCCATGGATGCCGCGCATCGTCGGGATCTACGCCGATTACGGCAATCCCAAGGGCCATGTGCTGGTCAATGCCGACCACCTGCTTGCCCATTGGCCGGAGCTGACGCCGTACCGCTTCAACCTGCGGATCGAACCGTCCGCGATCCCGACGCTACTGTCGGCGTTGCAAAGTCGATTCAACCTGGACGACAGCCGGATCGTCGATCAGGCCCGGCTCAAGGGCTGGTCGACCCAGGTGTTCGAACGCACCTTTGCCGCCACGGCCGCGCTTAACGGCCTGACGCTGGCCGTGGCCGGGGTGGCGCTGTTCATCAGCCTGTTGACCCAGAGCCAGAGTCGCCTCGGTCAGTTGGCGCCGCTGTGGGCGCTGGGCGTGACGCGTCGGCAACTGATGCTGCTCAATCTCGGCCAGACCTGGCTGCTGTCGCTGCTGACCCTGGTGCTCGCCGTGCCGCTGGGCATTGCCCTGGCCTGGTGTCTGGATGCGGTGATCAATGTGCAGGCCTTCGGCTGGCGCCTGCCGTTGCGGGTGTTCCCATTGCAACTGGCGCAATTGCTGGCGTTGGCGATGTTCGCCACGCTGCTGGCCTCCGCCTGGCCGTTGTACGCCTTGTACCGCACGCAGCCGGCGGATCTGCTGAGGCGCTTTTCCCAGGAAGATCGCTCATGA
- a CDS encoding lipocalin-like domain-containing protein — protein sequence MKLRIGLMLLALLGGCDNPPEPQKGFAGLGGEAVAFTPVVPGRVFGFPADHGVHEGFRIEWWYVTANLKDAEGRDFGVQWTLFRSALSAGPQVDGWRNQTIWLGHAAVTSATVHHAAERYARGGVGQAGVQATPFSAWIDDWQFATQANGADPLADMQLKARDPHFRYELRLTSTRPLVLQGDQGFSQKSEQGQASYYYSQPFFQASGQLEIDGQRYTVSGPAWLDREWSSQPLTANQTGWDWFSLHLDSGEHVMLYRMRHKEGAPYLTGTWIDARGQAQPLHAGDIELVPLDTAKVAGRSMPVRWSIRIPGKHVEISTRALNPNAWMDLRIPYWEGPVQVSGSQGGSGYLEMTGY from the coding sequence ATGAAGCTCAGAATCGGCCTGATGCTGCTGGCGCTGCTCGGCGGTTGTGACAACCCGCCGGAACCCCAGAAAGGCTTTGCCGGCCTGGGTGGCGAGGCCGTCGCCTTCACACCGGTAGTGCCGGGGCGGGTGTTCGGTTTTCCGGCGGATCACGGCGTGCATGAGGGATTCCGCATCGAATGGTGGTATGTCACCGCCAATCTCAAGGACGCCGAGGGTCGCGATTTCGGCGTGCAATGGACATTGTTCCGCAGCGCCTTGAGCGCTGGTCCCCAGGTGGATGGCTGGCGCAACCAGACGATCTGGCTCGGTCACGCCGCAGTCACTTCCGCCACGGTCCATCATGCCGCCGAGCGCTACGCACGGGGCGGGGTGGGGCAGGCCGGGGTGCAGGCCACGCCGTTCAGTGCCTGGATCGACGATTGGCAATTCGCCACGCAAGCAAACGGAGCCGACCCTTTGGCCGACATGCAACTGAAGGCCCGCGACCCACACTTTCGCTATGAGCTGCGGCTCACTTCGACCCGTCCGCTGGTGTTGCAGGGCGACCAGGGCTTCAGCCAGAAATCCGAACAAGGGCAGGCGTCGTACTACTACAGCCAGCCGTTCTTCCAGGCCAGTGGTCAACTGGAAATCGACGGCCAGCGCTATACGGTCAGTGGTCCGGCCTGGCTTGATCGCGAATGGAGCAGCCAGCCGCTGACCGCCAACCAGACCGGATGGGACTGGTTCTCCCTGCACCTGGACAGTGGCGAGCACGTGATGCTCTACCGCATGCGCCACAAGGAAGGGGCGCCGTACCTCACCGGCACCTGGATCGACGCCCGGGGCCAGGCGCAACCCCTCCACGCCGGCGATATCGAGCTTGTACCGCTGGACACTGCCAAGGTCGCCGGACGTTCGATGCCGGTGCGCTGGTCCATCAGGATTCCTGGCAAGCACGTCGAGATCAGTACCCGCGCCCTGAACCCCAACGCCTGGATGGACCTGCGCATTCCCTATTGGGAAGGGCCGGTGCAAGTGAGCGGCAGCCAGGGCGGTAGCGGTTACCTGGAAATGACCGGCTACTAA
- a CDS encoding Hcp family type VI secretion system effector: MATPAYMSIEGTKQGLITAGAFTADSVGNTYQEGHEDQVMVQGFQHQVIIPRDPQSGQPTGQRVHKPLVITKVFDKASPLLLAALTCGERLTKVEIQWYRTSAAGTQEHYYTTTLEDAIIVDIKDYMLNCQDPANAHFTHLEDVHFTYRKITWTHEVSGTSGSDDWRSPVAG, translated from the coding sequence TTGGCTACCCCCGCGTACATGTCCATCGAAGGCACCAAACAAGGTCTGATCACTGCCGGTGCGTTTACCGCCGACTCGGTGGGCAACACCTATCAGGAAGGTCATGAAGACCAGGTCATGGTGCAGGGCTTCCAGCATCAGGTCATCATCCCGCGCGATCCACAGTCCGGCCAGCCAACCGGCCAACGCGTGCATAAACCGCTGGTCATCACCAAGGTGTTCGACAAGGCTTCGCCGCTGCTGTTGGCGGCGCTGACCTGCGGTGAACGCCTGACCAAAGTTGAAATCCAGTGGTACCGCACTTCTGCTGCCGGCACCCAGGAGCATTACTACACCACCACACTGGAAGACGCGATCATCGTCGATATCAAGGACTACATGCTCAACTGCCAGGATCCGGCGAACGCGCACTTCACCCATCTGGAAGATGTGCACTTCACCTATCGCAAGATCACCTGGACCCACGAAGTCAGCGGAACCTCGGGCTCCGATGATTGGCGCTCCCCGGTTGCCGGTTAA
- a CDS encoding VOC family protein: MSFVSPDLIRQRFSRAMSDMYRDEVPLYGTLMNLVEQTNTQVLVNDPQLAEHLSSTGERERLDLERHGAIRVGTAAELATLSRLFAVMGMQPVGYYDLTPAGVPVHSTAFRAVHETALQVSPFRVFTSLLRLELIDNAELRAFAQSVLAERQIFTPQALELIDLAERQGGLTQAQADDFVLQALETFRWHHSATVTAEQYRQLSAQHRLIADVVAFKGPHINHLTPRTLDIDIVQEQMPVHGITPKAVVEGPPRRQCPILLRQTSFKALDEPVAFIDQPHAQGSHSARFGEIEQRGAALTPKGRALYDQLLNAARDALGEFPNEANAVRYNTLMAEHFAPFPDTHDELRQQALAYFRYFVTPKGLAVKGSIEPSTSLEQLVEQQYLRAEPLVYEDFLPVSAAGIFQSNLGDDAQSRYAGQSNRQAFEQALGRTTIDELGLYAETQQRSIDECRVALGL; this comes from the coding sequence ATGAGCTTCGTCAGTCCCGACCTGATCCGCCAACGCTTCTCCAGGGCGATGTCCGACATGTACCGCGACGAAGTGCCTCTGTACGGCACGCTGATGAACCTGGTGGAACAAACCAATACCCAAGTGCTGGTCAACGATCCGCAGTTGGCCGAACACCTGAGCAGCACCGGCGAACGCGAGCGCCTGGACCTCGAACGCCACGGCGCGATCCGGGTCGGCACCGCGGCGGAACTGGCGACCTTGAGTCGGTTGTTCGCGGTCATGGGCATGCAGCCGGTCGGCTATTACGACCTCACGCCCGCCGGGGTGCCGGTGCACTCCACGGCATTTCGCGCCGTGCATGAAACCGCTCTGCAGGTCAGCCCGTTCCGGGTATTCACCTCGTTGCTGCGCCTGGAACTGATCGACAACGCCGAGCTTCGGGCGTTTGCCCAGTCGGTGCTGGCTGAACGGCAGATTTTTACGCCCCAGGCCCTTGAGCTCATCGACCTTGCAGAACGCCAGGGCGGCCTGACGCAAGCCCAAGCCGACGACTTCGTCCTACAGGCCCTGGAAACGTTTCGCTGGCACCACAGCGCCACCGTCACGGCCGAACAGTACCGTCAACTCAGCGCCCAGCACCGTTTGATCGCCGACGTGGTGGCCTTCAAGGGCCCACACATCAATCACCTGACACCGCGCACCCTGGACATCGACATCGTCCAGGAACAGATGCCTGTGCATGGCATCACCCCCAAGGCGGTGGTCGAAGGCCCGCCCCGTCGCCAGTGCCCGATCCTGCTGCGCCAGACCAGTTTCAAGGCGCTCGACGAGCCCGTCGCGTTCATCGACCAGCCACACGCCCAGGGCAGTCACAGCGCCCGCTTTGGTGAAATCGAACAACGCGGTGCCGCCCTCACCCCCAAGGGCCGTGCGCTCTACGATCAGTTGCTGAACGCGGCGCGGGATGCCTTGGGGGAGTTTCCCAACGAGGCCAATGCCGTGCGCTACAACACGCTGATGGCCGAACACTTTGCTCCGTTCCCGGACACTCACGATGAGCTGCGCCAGCAGGCACTGGCGTACTTCCGCTATTTCGTCACGCCAAAGGGCCTGGCCGTCAAAGGCTCGATCGAGCCATCAACGTCGTTGGAACAGCTAGTGGAGCAACAATACCTGCGCGCCGAACCGCTGGTGTACGAAGATTTCCTGCCGGTCAGCGCGGCCGGTATCTTCCAGTCGAACCTCGGCGATGACGCCCAGAGTCGTTATGCCGGACAGTCCAATCGCCAGGCCTTTGAACAAGCGCTGGGACGAACGACGATCGATGAGCTGGGGCTGTATGCCGAGACGCAACAGCGTTCCATTGATGAATGCAGGGTGGCGTTGGGTTTGTAG
- a CDS encoding alpha/beta fold hydrolase has translation MLLWVILAVFIVWSWLTYPSIGQVLFDLGMAVETRLSRLHKITVPISEMTVSTLQGGPYEASGSILMLHGYSADKNLWLRVARQFVRDYRVLIPDLAGHGETGFKAGGGYDIPTQARRVIELLDACGLDKVHVIGNSMGGYLAAWLAATSPERVLTLALLNPAGVTSPQPSDMDRLVAAGKNPSLMRSRSDFAPFYAMTMDSPPWVPKVVLAAVAEKYVQCREELAEIYADFNASPPMEPRLADIRAPSLLLWGHQDRMIDVSCVPVWSKGIADLRVEIWEGLGHLPPIEKPERTAALYRGFLKGLGQ, from the coding sequence ATGCTGTTGTGGGTGATCCTCGCTGTATTCATCGTCTGGAGCTGGCTGACCTATCCGAGCATCGGCCAGGTGCTGTTCGACCTGGGCATGGCCGTGGAAACGCGTCTTTCAAGGCTGCATAAAATCACCGTACCCATCAGCGAAATGACGGTATCGACCCTGCAAGGTGGCCCCTACGAAGCGTCCGGCAGCATCCTGATGCTGCATGGCTACAGTGCCGACAAAAACCTCTGGCTGCGGGTTGCCCGGCAGTTTGTCCGTGATTACCGGGTGCTGATCCCCGACCTCGCCGGCCATGGCGAAACCGGCTTCAAGGCCGGCGGCGGCTATGACATTCCGACCCAGGCCCGGCGGGTGATCGAGCTGCTCGACGCCTGCGGCCTGGACAAGGTCCATGTGATCGGCAACTCCATGGGCGGTTACCTGGCCGCCTGGCTGGCGGCCACTTCACCCGAGCGCGTGCTGACCCTGGCGCTGCTCAATCCGGCCGGCGTCACGTCGCCCCAACCCAGCGACATGGATCGCCTGGTGGCCGCCGGCAAGAACCCGTCCCTCATGCGTTCGCGCAGTGATTTCGCACCGTTCTACGCGATGACCATGGACTCGCCGCCCTGGGTACCGAAGGTGGTGTTGGCGGCGGTGGCCGAGAAGTATGTGCAGTGCCGGGAAGAGCTGGCGGAAATCTACGCGGACTTCAACGCCAGCCCGCCGATGGAGCCGCGCCTGGCCGACATCCGCGCCCCGTCGCTGCTACTCTGGGGCCACCAGGACCGGATGATCGACGTCAGTTGCGTGCCGGTGTGGAGCAAGGGCATCGCGGATCTGCGGGTGGAAATCTGGGAAGGGCTGGGTCACTTGCCACCGATTGAAAAACCGGAACGGACTGCGGCGCTGTATCGGGGGTTTCTCAAGGGGTTGGGGCAGTGA
- a CDS encoding M20/M25/M40 family metallo-hydrolase, with protein sequence MMITALRSRLAVSLGLSLALGALAPAAFAQPNQQVLADAEQYKGEALKLLEKLVNIDSGSGYVPGLTQVGDIAIDELKKLGASIEKVPNSDGSQHILATLKGTGKAKILLMAHMDTVFKEGSAAERPFHIKDGRAYGPGVMDDKGGIVAGIYALKVLKNLDFKNYAQITFLLDASEETGSDVATDLIKKTAKAHDVTLNLEPGRPADGLVVWRKGSATALVEVKGKASHAGVAPELGRNAAMEAAHQILQLGKLGDADKKTTINFTVLNAGDRTNVIPDKATAKADVRAAVPEEFDRIEKDLARVSQDKLIADTEVTTSLKRGLPPMPQTAESDRLMAMAQGIYGELGRKLTEEGSGGAADASLSAGVGTPTLDGFGIVGGNIHTPEEYAEVESVVPRVYLLSRMIMELAGR encoded by the coding sequence ATGATGATTACCGCTCTGCGCTCCCGTCTGGCCGTGAGTCTCGGCTTGAGCCTGGCCCTCGGCGCCTTGGCTCCCGCCGCTTTCGCGCAGCCCAATCAACAGGTACTCGCCGATGCCGAACAGTACAAGGGCGAGGCCCTGAAACTGCTCGAAAAACTGGTGAACATCGACTCCGGCTCCGGCTATGTGCCGGGGCTGACCCAGGTCGGCGACATTGCCATCGATGAGTTGAAGAAGCTGGGCGCCAGCATTGAAAAGGTGCCGAATTCCGACGGCAGCCAGCACATCCTGGCGACCCTCAAGGGCACCGGGAAAGCGAAGATCCTGCTGATGGCCCACATGGACACGGTGTTCAAGGAAGGCTCGGCTGCCGAGCGTCCGTTCCATATCAAGGATGGCCGCGCCTACGGGCCGGGTGTGATGGATGACAAGGGCGGCATCGTCGCCGGCATCTATGCGTTGAAGGTGCTCAAGAACCTGGACTTCAAGAATTACGCACAGATCACCTTCCTGCTCGACGCCAGCGAAGAAACCGGCTCGGACGTCGCCACCGACCTGATCAAGAAAACCGCCAAGGCCCATGACGTGACCCTCAACCTCGAACCGGGTCGTCCGGCCGACGGCCTGGTGGTGTGGCGCAAGGGCAGTGCCACGGCGCTGGTGGAGGTCAAAGGCAAGGCGTCCCACGCCGGTGTGGCGCCGGAACTGGGGCGCAATGCGGCGATGGAAGCGGCACACCAGATTCTCCAGCTCGGCAAGCTCGGCGACGCGGACAAGAAAACCACCATCAACTTCACGGTGCTCAACGCGGGCGACCGGACCAACGTGATCCCCGACAAGGCCACCGCCAAGGCCGACGTGCGGGCCGCGGTGCCGGAAGAGTTTGACCGTATCGAAAAAGACCTGGCCCGGGTGTCGCAGGACAAACTGATCGCCGACACCGAGGTCACCACCAGCCTGAAACGCGGCCTGCCGCCGATGCCGCAGACGGCGGAGTCGGATCGCCTGATGGCCATGGCCCAGGGCATCTACGGTGAGCTGGGACGCAAGCTCACCGAAGAAGGCAGCGGCGGCGCGGCAGACGCCAGCCTGTCGGCCGGGGTCGGCACGCCGACGTTGGATGGCTTCGGTATCGTCGGTGGCAACATCCACACCCCTGAGGAATACGCGGAAGTGGAAAGCGTGGTGCCGCGGGTGTATCTGCTGTCGCGGATGATCATGGAGTTGGCGGGACGGTAA